A genomic segment from Bradyrhizobium sp. ISRA430 encodes:
- a CDS encoding adenylate/guanylate cyclase domain-containing protein, with translation MAADVAGYSRLMHNDEEATHAKLTALLAGGVEPAIAQHGGRIVKNTGDGFLAEFPSAVEAVRAAMQFQSRINELTSDDAEDRRILFRVGLNIGDIIVEAHDIFGDGVNIAARLESIAEPGGICISQTVFNHARDKVPFDVEEAGEQTLKNIARPVHVYRIIIDPAPRTATPKREIPALALPDKPSVAVLPLTNMSGDPEQEFVSDGIAEDVITALSRYPSLFVIARNSSFTYKGRAVDVRQVGRELGVRYVLEGSVRKAGGRIRVTAQLIEAATSNHVWAERYDRDLADVFAVQDELTEALTTALAPAIADAELRRAMRRPPGSLDAWAAYQRGLWHLSKATADDDEIAEQFFRQAIDLDPTFGGSYSALALYQLQAAALYQKIGLRDAQRSAEALARRAVALDGADAEARSCLGWALQARGEADDALAEIERALSMSPNLAIAHGHRGATLIFAERPEEGVTALKACIRLDPRDPYLAVRLLHIACGLYFCGEYAASIEAAKRLIRSYPDFPMIYRWFAAALGQLGRTAEAREELEKAVSRAPGAFDMYVRNRAPWFRPEDHAHLIDGLRKAGWRG, from the coding sequence TTGGCCGCCGACGTGGCTGGCTATTCTCGGCTCATGCACAATGACGAAGAGGCGACCCACGCCAAGCTGACGGCACTCCTCGCCGGAGGTGTCGAGCCCGCGATTGCGCAGCACGGCGGCCGCATCGTGAAGAACACCGGCGACGGGTTTTTGGCGGAGTTTCCAAGCGCGGTCGAAGCGGTGCGGGCTGCCATGCAGTTCCAGTCCCGCATCAACGAGCTTACCAGCGACGATGCGGAAGACAGGCGCATTCTCTTCCGTGTGGGGCTCAATATCGGCGACATCATCGTCGAAGCCCATGACATCTTTGGAGACGGCGTCAACATTGCGGCGCGGCTCGAGAGCATCGCCGAACCCGGCGGCATCTGTATCTCTCAGACTGTCTTCAATCACGCGCGCGATAAGGTACCTTTCGACGTCGAGGAAGCGGGCGAGCAAACTCTGAAAAACATCGCCCGGCCTGTCCACGTTTACCGCATCATCATCGACCCCGCCCCGCGGACTGCGACGCCCAAACGCGAGATTCCCGCGCTCGCGTTGCCTGACAAACCGTCCGTCGCCGTGCTGCCGCTGACCAATATGAGCGGCGACCCCGAGCAGGAATTCGTGTCCGACGGTATAGCCGAAGATGTGATCACGGCGCTATCGCGCTATCCCTCACTGTTCGTCATCGCTCGGAACTCGTCGTTCACCTACAAGGGGCGAGCGGTTGATGTGAGACAGGTCGGGCGCGAGCTCGGCGTCCGCTACGTGCTTGAAGGCAGCGTGCGCAAGGCCGGCGGTCGGATCCGCGTGACCGCGCAGCTCATAGAGGCGGCGACCAGCAATCATGTGTGGGCCGAGCGCTACGACCGCGATCTCGCGGATGTTTTCGCCGTGCAGGATGAGCTTACCGAGGCGCTGACGACTGCGCTCGCCCCCGCCATTGCAGACGCCGAGCTCCGACGCGCCATGCGCAGGCCGCCGGGGAGCCTTGATGCCTGGGCAGCCTATCAGCGCGGCCTGTGGCATCTGAGCAAAGCGACCGCAGACGACGATGAGATCGCAGAGCAATTCTTCAGACAGGCGATCGATCTCGACCCAACCTTCGGCGGCAGCTACAGCGCGCTCGCGCTCTATCAACTGCAAGCGGCCGCGCTCTACCAGAAGATAGGCCTGCGAGACGCGCAACGCTCGGCGGAGGCCTTGGCCCGCCGGGCGGTCGCGCTCGATGGCGCCGATGCGGAAGCCCGTTCGTGCCTTGGCTGGGCCTTGCAAGCACGCGGCGAGGCTGACGATGCGTTGGCGGAGATCGAGCGGGCTCTCTCCATGAGTCCAAATCTGGCGATCGCGCATGGCCATCGAGGCGCGACGCTGATCTTTGCTGAACGGCCCGAGGAGGGGGTCACGGCTCTCAAGGCGTGCATCAGGCTCGATCCCCGCGACCCCTATCTGGCAGTCCGCTTGTTGCACATTGCGTGCGGCTTATATTTCTGCGGCGAATACGCGGCTTCGATCGAGGCCGCAAAACGTCTGATCCGGTCGTATCCCGATTTTCCGATGATCTACCGCTGGTTCGCGGCGGCGCTGGGCCAGCTTGGCCGCACGGCGGAAGCGAGGGAAGAGCTGGAAAAGGCCGTGTCGCGTGCACCGGGGGCATTCGACATGTATGTCCGCAACAGGGCTCCGTGGTTTCGGCCAGAGGACCACGCACATCTCATCGACGGTCTGCGTAAGGCCGGATGGAGGGGGTGA
- a CDS encoding PTS sugar transporter subunit IIA, which produces MIGLVLVTHGRLADEFKAALEHVMGPQKQIEAITIGAEDDSDLCRSDIIEAVNRVDSGDGVAILTDMFGGTPSNLAISCMSRPKVEVLAGINLPMLVKLAKVREERSLPDAIAMAQEAGRKYVTIASRVLAGK; this is translated from the coding sequence ATGATTGGTCTAGTACTTGTGACCCACGGGCGCCTTGCCGACGAATTCAAGGCGGCGCTTGAACATGTCATGGGTCCGCAAAAGCAAATCGAAGCGATCACGATCGGCGCCGAGGATGATTCCGATCTCTGTCGAAGCGACATCATCGAGGCGGTTAACCGCGTCGATTCCGGCGACGGCGTTGCGATCCTCACCGACATGTTCGGCGGCACGCCCTCCAACTTGGCAATATCCTGCATGAGCCGGCCCAAGGTCGAAGTGCTCGCGGGCATCAACCTTCCCATGCTGGTGAAGCTCGCGAAGGTTCGCGAGGAGCGTTCGTTGCCGGACGCGATCGCGATGGCCCAGGAAGCGGGCCGCAAATACGTCACCATCGCCAGCCGCGTGCTCGCCGGCAAATGA
- a CDS encoding HPr kinase/phosphatase C-terminal domain-containing protein: MSEDGPSVHASAVKVGNLAVLIRGPSGSGKSRLAFDLIMTGRSGVVETAVLVGDDRVHLATVGNEIEVRPARMLAGLIEIRGLGIRRCDFVERATVGLVVDLAAPDAERLPPPEALKTRIFGVEIPRIPVGSDHSPLPLVVAALTTTKSSSSVNPSGDCLKGNGNHMNPTIATE; encoded by the coding sequence ATGAGCGAAGACGGCCCGAGCGTTCACGCCTCCGCGGTCAAAGTGGGAAATTTGGCGGTGCTGATCCGCGGGCCTTCGGGCTCCGGCAAGTCGCGGCTTGCCTTTGATTTGATCATGACAGGGCGCAGCGGGGTGGTCGAAACGGCCGTTCTGGTCGGCGATGACCGTGTCCATCTGGCGACAGTCGGCAACGAAATTGAGGTCCGCCCTGCCCGCATGTTGGCCGGCCTGATCGAGATCCGTGGCCTCGGAATTCGCCGCTGCGACTTCGTGGAGCGTGCGACGGTCGGTCTCGTGGTCGATCTCGCCGCTCCGGACGCCGAACGCCTGCCACCGCCCGAGGCGCTCAAAACGCGCATTTTTGGTGTTGAAATACCGCGAATCCCGGTCGGCAGCGACCATTCGCCGCTGCCTTTGGTTGTCGCAGCCTTGACCACTACCAAAAGTTCATCTTCCGTTAACCCTTCGGGCGATTGTTTGAAGGGAAATGGTAACCATATGAACCCCACTATCGCGACCGAATAG
- a CDS encoding response regulator transcription factor yields the protein MPTIALVDDDRNILTSVSIALEAEGYRIMTYTDGASALDGFRTTQPDLAILDIKMPRMDGMETLRRLRQKSDLPVIFLTSKDEEIDELFGLKMGADDFIRKPFSQRLLVERVKAVLRRSAPKDPAAVPKENDAKALDRGLLRMDPERHTCTWKNEPVTLTVTEFLILQALATRPGVVKSRNALMDAAYDDQVYVDDRTIDSHIKRLRKKFKVVDNEFEMIETLYGVGYRFKEA from the coding sequence ATGCCCACAATCGCTTTGGTCGACGACGACCGCAACATTCTCACATCCGTCTCGATCGCGCTGGAAGCCGAAGGCTACCGCATCATGACTTACACCGACGGTGCCTCCGCGCTCGATGGTTTCCGCACCACTCAACCGGATCTTGCCATCCTCGACATCAAGATGCCGCGCATGGACGGCATGGAGACGCTGCGGCGGCTGCGGCAGAAGTCCGACCTGCCGGTGATTTTCCTCACCTCCAAGGATGAAGAGATCGACGAATTGTTCGGCCTCAAGATGGGCGCCGATGATTTCATCCGCAAACCGTTCTCGCAGCGGCTTCTGGTCGAGCGCGTCAAGGCGGTGCTGCGCCGCTCAGCGCCGAAGGATCCGGCCGCCGTGCCGAAGGAGAACGACGCCAAGGCACTCGATCGCGGCCTGCTGCGCATGGATCCCGAGCGGCATACCTGCACCTGGAAGAACGAGCCGGTGACGCTGACGGTGACCGAATTCCTCATCCTCCAGGCCCTGGCAACGCGGCCCGGCGTGGTGAAGAGCCGCAACGCGCTGATGGACGCCGCCTATGACGATCAAGTCTATGTCGACGACCGCACCATCGACAGCCACATCAAGCGGCTGCGCAAGAAGTTCAAGGTGGTCGACAACGAGTTCGAGATGATCGAGACGCTGTACGGCGTCGGTTACCGTTTCAAGGAAGCCTAA
- a CDS encoding DUF2470 domain-containing protein, whose protein sequence is MQPTPDFDPAKLAKSLLRRSRQGALATLMAGSGDPYCSLVNLASHPDGAPILLISRLAVHTRNILADARVSLMLDERAPGDPLEGARIMLSGRAEQVDAERELLQRRYLNAHPSAEAFVSFNDFSFFRIRPTGTHLVAGFGRIIDLKPEQFLTDLAGAEDLLDAEEAAVAHMNADHRDTMNLYATKLLNSAAGNWRCSGCDPEGLDMQTAQTVLRLEFPERVTSGVALRKMLVRLAGEARAKAE, encoded by the coding sequence ATGCAACCGACCCCCGATTTCGACCCCGCAAAGCTCGCCAAATCGCTGCTGCGGCGTTCCCGTCAGGGCGCCCTGGCAACGCTGATGGCCGGCAGCGGTGATCCCTATTGCTCGCTGGTCAATCTGGCGAGCCATCCTGATGGTGCTCCGATCCTGCTGATCTCGCGCCTCGCCGTTCACACCAGGAACATCCTCGCCGACGCCAGGGTCTCCCTGATGCTGGACGAGCGCGCCCCCGGCGATCCCCTGGAGGGGGCCCGGATCATGCTCTCGGGCCGAGCCGAACAGGTCGATGCCGAAAGGGAATTGCTGCAGCGGCGCTATCTCAATGCTCATCCGTCGGCGGAGGCCTTTGTTTCTTTTAACGATTTCTCCTTCTTTCGGATTCGACCCACGGGAACCCATCTGGTAGCGGGCTTCGGCCGTATCATCGATCTCAAGCCGGAGCAGTTCCTTACGGATCTCGCCGGGGCCGAGGACCTGCTGGACGCGGAAGAGGCGGCCGTCGCGCACATGAATGCCGATCACCGCGACACCATGAATCTCTACGCGACAAAGCTTCTCAATAGTGCCGCGGGAAACTGGCGCTGCAGCGGCTGCGATCCCGAAGGGCTCGATATGCAGACAGCGCAGACCGTGCTGCGGCTGGAGTTCCCGGAGCGTGTCACCAGCGGCGTCGCATTGCGCAAGATGCTGGTCAGGCTTGCGGGCGAAGCGCGGGCGAAGGCGGAGTAG
- a CDS encoding sensor histidine kinase, whose protein sequence is MLDRTQPHSSVNAEDAIHGVPDRAVEDKPPAQGWRPLNWLKRAGQFFFALSFSSLTRRIVSLNLAGLVALVASILYLSQFRAGLIDARAQSLLVQAEIIAGAIAASATVQTNAITIDPDRLLDLKPGETYGGSDEYSPLDFPINPERVAPVLRTLISPTKTRARIYDPNGSLLLDSRNLENVLRLDLPPPSAEKPNIVERGMVAVRTWLNRGDLPLYRELGPENGNGYSEVADALQGQKRSMVRVNSRGEVIVSVAVPVLRSRAIHGALMLSTQGDDIDQMVTAERLAILKVGGVAAAVMIMLSLLLASTIAGPVRRLADSAERVRRRIKTRVEIPDFTRRRDEIGHLSGALRDMTNALYSRIEAIEMFAADVAHELKNPLTSLRSAVETLPLARNENSRGRLLEVIEHDVKRLDRLISDISDASRLDAELQRQDAIPVDLRRLLSTLVSVANETKLGHDVAVEARFEGRGPTDNFSVPGHDSRLGQVVSNLLSNAQSFSERGSKVRLTCRRVRAEIEIVIDDDGPGIREDALERIFERFYTDRPHQGFGQNSGLGLSISKQIIDAHGGRIWAENRAGPPDADGAPTVAGARFVVRLPAL, encoded by the coding sequence TTGCTTGACCGAACGCAGCCTCATTCGAGCGTGAATGCCGAGGACGCCATCCACGGCGTGCCGGATCGTGCGGTCGAGGACAAGCCGCCCGCGCAAGGCTGGCGGCCGCTGAACTGGCTCAAGCGCGCCGGGCAGTTCTTCTTTGCTCTGTCGTTCTCGAGCCTGACCCGCCGCATCGTCTCGCTCAACCTCGCGGGCCTCGTCGCGCTGGTCGCGAGCATCCTGTATCTCTCGCAATTCCGCGCCGGCCTGATCGACGCCCGCGCGCAGAGCCTCCTGGTGCAGGCCGAAATCATCGCCGGTGCAATCGCGGCCTCCGCCACCGTGCAGACCAACGCCATCACCATCGATCCCGACCGGCTGCTCGACCTCAAGCCAGGCGAGACCTATGGTGGGTCGGACGAGTATTCGCCGCTGGATTTCCCGATCAATCCGGAGCGCGTGGCGCCGGTGCTGCGCACGCTGATCTCGCCGACCAAGACCCGCGCCCGCATCTACGATCCGAACGGCAGCCTGCTGCTCGACAGCCGCAACCTCGAGAACGTGCTGCGCCTCGATTTGCCGCCGCCCTCCGCCGAGAAGCCGAACATCGTCGAGCGCGGCATGGTCGCGGTGCGCACCTGGCTGAACCGCGGCGACCTGCCGCTCTACCGCGAGCTCGGGCCGGAGAACGGCAATGGCTATTCGGAGGTGGCCGATGCGCTCCAAGGCCAGAAGCGCTCGATGGTGCGGGTCAATTCGCGCGGCGAGGTGATCGTCTCGGTCGCAGTCCCCGTGCTGCGCTCACGCGCCATCCACGGCGCGCTGATGCTGTCGACACAGGGCGACGACATCGACCAGATGGTGACCGCCGAACGCCTCGCGATCCTGAAGGTGGGTGGCGTCGCGGCCGCAGTCATGATCATGCTGTCGCTGCTGCTCGCAAGCACGATCGCTGGTCCCGTGCGCCGGCTCGCCGACAGCGCCGAGCGCGTCCGCCGCCGCATCAAGACCCGCGTCGAGATTCCCGACTTCACCCGCCGCCGCGACGAGATCGGCCATCTCTCCGGCGCGCTCCGCGACATGACGAATGCGCTCTACAGCCGCATCGAGGCGATCGAGATGTTCGCCGCCGACGTGGCCCATGAGCTGAAGAATCCGCTGACCTCACTGCGCTCCGCGGTGGAGACGCTGCCGCTGGCGCGCAACGAGAACAGCCGCGGACGCCTGCTCGAGGTGATCGAGCATGACGTCAAGCGGCTGGACCGGCTGATCTCGGACATTTCCGATGCAAGCCGGCTCGATGCCGAGCTGCAGCGGCAGGATGCGATTCCGGTTGATCTCAGGCGCCTCTTGAGCACGCTGGTTTCGGTCGCCAACGAGACCAAGCTCGGCCACGACGTCGCGGTCGAGGCGCGCTTCGAGGGCCGTGGCCCGACCGACAACTTTTCAGTGCCCGGTCATGATTCACGGCTGGGACAGGTGGTCTCCAACCTGCTCTCCAACGCGCAATCCTTCTCCGAGCGCGGCAGCAAGGTGCGCCTCACCTGCCGCCGCGTGCGCGCCGAGATCGAGATCGTGATCGACGACGACGGCCCCGGCATCCGCGAGGACGCGCTGGAGCGCATCTTCGAGCGCTTCTACACCGACCGGCCGCATCAGGGCTTCGGCCAGAACTCCGGTCTCGGACTTTCGATCTCCAAGCAGATCATCGATGCACATGGCGGACGCATCTGGGCGGAGAACCGCGCAGGCCCGCCAGACGCCGACGGCGCCCCGACGGTTGCCGGCGCACGCTTCGTGGTGAGGTTGCCGGCGCTATGA
- a CDS encoding glycosyltransferase family 39 protein yields the protein MSTTSIPSARARAKTRVSFGRFKAWLVACATRPEASLWLVIQLAILHAVLWTFILINLKAAQDVHMDVAEAYAWGQKFLFGYGKHPPLSGWIAGLWFKAFPATDWATYALAMATVSVGMVICWLVALRVVDARRAFLVVVMVALYPIFNFKGFKYNADLLQLVTLPLVVLAYLNAFEKRSWQSGFFLGLAGALALMTKYWVLTMIGAIGLAALLHPERLKFLRSPAPWVAIATLLVAMIPHIIWLAEAHFVPLTYAGDTYSLEGHESYVRQLVFGYVLHNVALLALPVALAALAIALVPPWFTLLLRAPLRIVTRAWARGANSGVDRSQALNVWIIQIIVALGPPLGALAFSVYLKTDWGISLFFLVPLALVAIPALRVQGASLFNIAAIWLVLSVATLAASPWIATREMAANAGNTATYGARSELARELTHAWHTRFASRWPVVAGTMETIQPMVFYSQDHPSPFTPNEAWSSGLTSLEDVKKEGFIGVFDTTDPRLPAFEKWMSETAPNAERMVMTTRRFTHGKAGPAMTWNVYIAPPAK from the coding sequence ATGTCGACGACCTCGATCCCATCTGCCAGAGCGCGCGCGAAGACCCGGGTGAGCTTTGGCCGCTTCAAAGCCTGGCTGGTTGCCTGCGCGACCCGCCCCGAGGCCAGCCTGTGGCTGGTGATCCAGCTTGCCATCCTGCATGCGGTGCTCTGGACCTTCATCCTGATCAATCTCAAGGCGGCACAGGACGTTCATATGGACGTCGCAGAAGCCTATGCCTGGGGCCAGAAATTCCTGTTCGGCTACGGCAAGCACCCGCCGCTGTCGGGCTGGATCGCCGGCCTCTGGTTCAAGGCGTTCCCGGCGACGGACTGGGCGACCTACGCGCTCGCGATGGCGACCGTCAGCGTCGGCATGGTGATCTGCTGGCTCGTCGCACTGCGCGTGGTGGACGCCAGGCGCGCGTTCCTGGTCGTGGTGATGGTCGCGCTCTATCCGATCTTCAATTTCAAGGGGTTCAAGTACAACGCGGACCTGCTGCAACTCGTCACCCTGCCGCTCGTCGTGCTCGCCTATCTCAACGCGTTCGAGAAGCGGAGCTGGCAGTCCGGATTCTTTCTCGGGCTTGCCGGTGCGCTGGCGCTGATGACCAAGTATTGGGTGCTGACCATGATCGGCGCCATCGGGCTTGCGGCGCTGCTCCATCCGGAGCGGCTGAAGTTCCTGCGTTCGCCGGCGCCCTGGGTTGCGATCGCGACGCTTCTCGTCGCGATGATCCCGCACATCATCTGGCTGGCGGAAGCGCATTTCGTCCCGCTGACCTATGCGGGGGATACCTATAGTCTCGAAGGACACGAGAGCTACGTGCGGCAGCTCGTGTTCGGCTACGTCCTGCACAACGTCGCGCTGCTGGCCTTGCCGGTCGCGCTGGCTGCGCTCGCCATCGCGCTGGTGCCGCCGTGGTTCACGCTGCTCCTGCGCGCGCCCTTGCGCATTGTCACACGGGCCTGGGCGCGCGGCGCCAATTCCGGCGTCGACCGTTCGCAGGCGCTGAATGTCTGGATCATCCAGATCATCGTCGCGCTCGGCCCGCCGCTCGGCGCGCTCGCCTTCAGCGTCTACCTGAAGACCGATTGGGGCATATCGCTGTTTTTCCTGGTGCCGCTGGCGCTGGTCGCCATCCCTGCGCTGCGGGTGCAGGGCGCAAGCCTGTTCAACATCGCCGCGATCTGGCTCGTGCTCAGCGTCGCGACGCTCGCCGCCTCGCCATGGATTGCAACGCGCGAGATGGCCGCCAATGCCGGCAACACGGCGACCTATGGCGCGCGCTCGGAGCTTGCGCGCGAATTGACGCACGCCTGGCATACCCGTTTCGCCTCGCGCTGGCCGGTGGTCGCCGGCACCATGGAAACCATCCAGCCGATGGTGTTCTACAGCCAGGATCATCCGAGCCCGTTCACGCCGAACGAAGCCTGGAGCTCGGGGCTGACCTCGCTGGAGGACGTCAAGAAGGAGGGCTTCATCGGCGTGTTCGATACGACCGATCCTCGCCTGCCTGCGTTCGAGAAATGGATGTCGGAAACCGCGCCGAATGCCGAGCGCATGGTGATGACGACACGGCGCTTCACCCACGGCAAGGCCGGCCCGGCAATGACCTGGAACGTCTACATCGCGCCGCCGGCGAAGTGA
- a CDS encoding alpha/beta fold hydrolase: MESLRQAQFAALDLMRRVQGHALGAIGFDPAELKHRILASGDHWRLRDYGGREPPLLIVAAPIKRPYIWDLGPNLSVIRNCLNHDLRIYLLEWIAPTASGGHVGLDECARAISECVARIATEPKSTKPFLIGHSLGGTLAAVFCACEPRAVRGLLLLGAPLCFQPATNRFRDALVSMIPPDLSETDIIPGSLLSHASAFASPDTFVWHRLTDAAMSLGDLRALDVHARVERWALDETPLPGKLVHQIAEWLYRENRFCRGDLTVLGHTIGPSCLDIPMLAVVNTADDVAPLASIEPFLDALPAKDVALIKYPGEIGIALQHLGILLGREASARIWPKIIGWLASHR, translated from the coding sequence GTGGAATCGTTACGACAGGCCCAATTTGCGGCCCTTGATCTCATGCGTCGAGTACAGGGCCATGCCCTGGGAGCTATCGGATTTGATCCTGCCGAACTGAAGCATCGGATACTTGCCAGTGGAGATCATTGGCGGCTGCGCGACTATGGCGGCCGAGAGCCACCGCTGCTCATTGTCGCTGCTCCAATCAAGCGGCCCTATATTTGGGATCTCGGGCCAAACCTCAGCGTCATCCGGAACTGTTTGAACCATGACCTGCGCATATACCTCCTCGAATGGATTGCACCGACAGCATCAGGAGGACATGTCGGGCTCGATGAATGCGCAAGAGCCATATCCGAATGTGTGGCGAGGATCGCAACCGAGCCGAAATCGACAAAGCCCTTCCTGATCGGCCATTCGCTTGGCGGGACGTTAGCGGCAGTCTTCTGTGCATGCGAACCGCGAGCCGTGCGCGGTCTATTGCTTCTCGGTGCGCCGCTTTGCTTTCAACCGGCGACGAACAGATTTCGCGATGCGCTTGTTTCAATGATCCCGCCCGACCTGAGTGAAACGGACATCATCCCGGGCTCGCTGTTGTCGCATGCAAGCGCATTCGCCTCCCCCGATACGTTCGTATGGCATCGGTTGACGGATGCAGCAATGAGCCTTGGCGACTTGCGTGCGCTGGATGTCCATGCGCGGGTTGAGCGCTGGGCTCTGGACGAGACTCCGCTTCCGGGCAAGCTGGTCCATCAGATTGCTGAATGGCTGTATCGGGAAAACCGGTTCTGCCGCGGCGACCTCACCGTGCTGGGTCACACGATTGGTCCATCATGTCTCGATATCCCGATGCTCGCGGTGGTCAACACGGCAGACGACGTTGCACCGCTCGCCTCGATTGAACCTTTCCTCGATGCGTTGCCTGCCAAGGATGTCGCGCTCATCAAATACCCCGGCGAAATCGGCATTGCATTGCAGCACCTCGGAATTCTTTTGGGGCGGGAAGCTTCCGCGCGTATCTGGCCGAAGATCATTGGTTGGCTGGCGTCTCATCGCTGA
- the lepA gene encoding translation elongation factor 4, which yields MTTVPISNIRNFSIVAHIDHGKSTLADRLIQMTGGLSDREMAGKEQVLDSMDIERERGITIKAQTVRLSYRAKDGKDYIFNLMDTPGHVDFAYEVSRSLAACEGSLLVVDASQGVEAQTLANVYQALDNNHEIVPVLNKVDLPAAEPEKIKQQIEDVIGIDASDAVMISAKTGLGVPDVLEAIVTRLPPPKGDRDATLKALLVDSWYDVYLGVVVLVRIVDGVMKKGQRVRMMGTGAAYDVERVGFFTPKMQQVEELGPGEIGFITAAIKEVADTRVGDTITDDRKPVADMLPGFKPAIPVVFCGLFPVDADDFETLRAAMGKLRLNDASFSFEMETSAALGFGFRCGFLGLLHLEIIQERLSREFDLNLIATAPSVIYKMKLTDGTEIEIHNPVDMPDVVKIAEIDEPWIEATILTPDEYLGSVLKLCQDRRGSQKELTYVGSRAMVKYDLPLNEVVFDFYDRLKSVSKGYASFDYHLTDYKPADLVKMQILVNGEPVDALSMLVHRTRAEGRGRAMVEKMKELIPPHMFQIPIQAAIGGKVIARETVRALRKDVTAKCYGGDITRKRKLLEKQKEGKKKMRQFGKVDIPQEAFIAALKVDS from the coding sequence ATGACGACCGTCCCCATTTCCAACATCCGCAATTTCTCCATCGTCGCCCATATCGACCATGGCAAATCGACGCTGGCCGACCGCCTGATCCAGATGACCGGTGGCCTGTCCGACCGCGAAATGGCGGGCAAGGAGCAGGTGCTCGATTCCATGGATATCGAGCGCGAACGCGGCATCACCATCAAGGCGCAGACCGTTCGGCTCTCGTACCGCGCCAAGGACGGCAAGGATTACATCTTCAACCTGATGGACACGCCCGGCCATGTCGACTTCGCCTATGAGGTCTCGCGGTCGCTGGCGGCCTGCGAGGGTTCCCTGCTGGTGGTCGACGCCAGCCAGGGCGTCGAGGCGCAGACGCTCGCCAATGTCTACCAGGCGCTCGACAACAACCACGAGATCGTTCCGGTCCTGAACAAGGTCGACCTGCCCGCCGCCGAGCCTGAGAAGATCAAGCAGCAGATCGAGGACGTCATCGGCATCGATGCGTCCGACGCGGTGATGATCTCGGCCAAGACCGGCCTCGGGGTGCCTGATGTGCTGGAAGCCATCGTCACCCGCCTGCCGCCGCCGAAGGGCGACCGCGACGCGACGCTGAAGGCGCTGCTGGTGGATAGCTGGTACGACGTCTATCTCGGCGTCGTCGTGCTCGTGCGCATCGTCGACGGCGTGATGAAGAAGGGCCAGCGCGTCCGCATGATGGGCACCGGCGCGGCCTATGACGTCGAGCGCGTCGGCTTCTTCACGCCGAAGATGCAGCAGGTCGAGGAGCTCGGCCCCGGCGAGATCGGCTTCATCACCGCCGCGATCAAGGAGGTCGCCGACACCCGCGTCGGCGACACCATCACGGACGACAGGAAGCCCGTTGCCGACATGCTGCCCGGCTTCAAGCCGGCGATCCCGGTGGTGTTCTGCGGCCTGTTCCCGGTCGATGCTGACGACTTCGAGACGCTGCGCGCCGCGATGGGCAAGCTCAGGCTCAACGACGCCAGCTTCTCCTTCGAGATGGAGACCTCGGCCGCGCTGGGCTTCGGCTTCCGCTGCGGCTTCCTCGGGCTGCTGCATCTGGAGATCATCCAGGAGCGGCTGTCGCGCGAGTTCGATCTCAATCTGATCGCGACCGCGCCGAGCGTCATCTACAAGATGAAGCTGACCGACGGCACCGAGATCGAGATCCACAATCCCGTCGACATGCCCGACGTGGTCAAGATCGCGGAGATCGACGAACCCTGGATCGAGGCCACGATCCTCACCCCGGACGAGTATCTCGGCAGCGTGCTGAAGCTGTGTCAGGACCGCCGCGGCTCGCAGAAGGAGCTCACTTACGTCGGCTCCCGCGCAATGGTGAAATACGACTTGCCGCTCAACGAGGTCGTGTTCGACTTCTACGACCGCCTGAAATCGGTCTCCAAGGGCTACGCCTCGTTCGACTATCATCTCACCGACTACAAGCCGGCCGATCTCGTCAAGATGCAGATCCTGGTCAACGGCGAGCCGGTCGATGCGCTCTCCATGCTGGTGCATCGCACCCGCGCGGAAGGCCGCGGCCGCGCCATGGTCGAGAAGATGAAGGAGCTGATCCCGCCGCACATGTTCCAGATCCCGATCCAGGCGGCGATCGGCGGCAAGGTGATCGCCCGCGAGACCGTGCGCGCGCTGCGCAAGGACGTCACCGCAAAGTGCTACGGCGGCGACATCACGCGTAAGCGCAAGCTTCTGGAAAAGCAGAAGGAAGGCAAGAAGAAGATGCGGCAGTTCGGCAAGGTCGACATCCCGCAGGAAGCCTTCATTGCCGCGCTGAAGGTGGATAGCTGA
- a CDS encoding HPr family phosphocarrier protein, producing the protein MSDDAPLGNQAGTGVPAGAISKELLIINKRGLHARASAKFVQTVERFDAQVWVTRGGETVGGTSIMGLMMLAAGPGTTITVAAAGTDAEAALAAITELVESKFNEEGT; encoded by the coding sequence ATGAGCGACGACGCGCCGCTCGGAAACCAGGCCGGGACAGGCGTGCCCGCGGGAGCGATCTCCAAAGAGCTTCTGATCATCAACAAGCGCGGCCTGCACGCCCGCGCCTCCGCAAAATTCGTTCAGACCGTCGAGCGCTTCGACGCGCAGGTGTGGGTGACGCGCGGCGGCGAGACCGTCGGCGGCACCTCGATCATGGGCCTGATGATGCTCGCTGCCGGCCCCGGCACCACCATCACCGTGGCGGCCGCCGGCACCGACGCTGAAGCTGCACTCGCAGCGATTACCGAACTCGTCGAGAGCAAGTTCAACGAGGAAGGGACGTAG